Genomic DNA from Gossypium hirsutum isolate 1008001.06 chromosome A01, Gossypium_hirsutum_v2.1, whole genome shotgun sequence:
GTCGGATGACTTGACGCTGTCGGTGAAGGAAGCGAGGAAACATGAAAGAgcgaggaggaggaggaggatgaGCGTCATGGAGCGGGTGGCGGCATCACACGAACCGTTGTTGGTGAAAGTTGGCACTAAGAGTTGGAAAGCTAGGAGGGTACCTGTAGGAAGAAGGTTGGCTAAGTTTGCGGTGCTTGCTAAGGTCTGTGAGATCGCCCGCTGAGATAAAGTCGGCGGCCTTGGTTGGGGTTTTGGTCTTTCACCCTCGGTGGCGCTGCTTATTGTTGGTGGTTCTGATTGAGATGTTTGCTTGGAAATCACAGCTCTCGGCCTCAAAGACGCTTCCGACATCGCCGGAAATCAATAAATTCACTAGATTTTCGATATAAAATGGTCGCGGCTGCGGTTGTTACGACGGGATACTGCGCAAAGTATTTGTTAAGCTAAAGGTTGTTGTTGCTTAAAAGTTGAAGAAAGCCTTGGGGTTGTTTGGTTGAATGTTTTTTTTGCTCAGAAATGGCTGTTTCCACGGAATTTCCTGTTTGTTGTTTAACTGCCTATATATAGACATTTATGAGTTATGACGAAACTTGATGTCAAAGTTGgcttaattcataaaaataaaagttggtatacttaaatttaaggttaaaatgTACTCTAGGTCCTGTACTTTTCtcatatttagaatttaatccctTACTTTTATATTAAggaat
This window encodes:
- the LOC107925373 gene encoding protein DMP3, which codes for MSEASLRPRAVISKQTSQSEPPTISSATEGERPKPQPRPPTLSQRAISQTLASTANLANLLPTGTLLAFQLLVPTFTNNGSCDAATRSMTLILLLLLALSCFLASFTDSVKSSDGQVYYGFATFKGMFLFDYPDSKESDLPDLSKYRIKFMDGVHAVLSVLVFGVVALRDKNVLNCFYPTPKHETEEVLNIAPVGFGLICSLLFVVFPTRRHGIGYPVTAGK